The sequence TTTTTAGCGTCTAGGCCAAAGGTGTGTGCAACGATGGTTAAGTCATCCTTCTTTACAGTTTTAGTAACCTTCTTAAATTCTTGCTCAGCATCTTCTGGAGCATCTTCTGGTAATGGAATAGGTTCTTCAActtcaatatcttcaataGTGTAAGCCTCTTCAATTGTGTGTAAACCAGAGGGGTCGCATCTCAACTTTAACTTAACAGGAACAGAGTCTTGACCTTCTGGTAATTGAACACCAGTGATCTCCCAGTTAGCGATTTGTTCTGGAGTGTTTGGTGGTAACTGTGTGATGTCAGTGTAGCTAGCAGCCATTGAAAAGTCACCCGTACGGTTCAAAGTGATCAATTTAGTAGATGGGAAGGATGAACCAGCTGGGAAAACTTCCATGTGGTCTTCGTCCTCAACTTGCTTGTCCCAAGAGTAAGAGACAGAGTAAGGATGGATATCCTCAAACTTGAATGGTCTAACTCTTAGAGTTGGAGAGTGAATGGCGCAAATAAAGGCGGCACCCTTGGCGATGGCTTCATCTTGGTTCAAAGTGGTGGACAATGGCTTGCCGAAGGCTTCAGAAATGGATTGTTTCAATGTTGGGATACGAGTAGTACCACCAAtaatttcaacaaaatcaaCTTCTTCAGCAGATAATTTGGCTTGAGCTAAAGCTTTGGTAACTGGTTCAGTAACACGTTCCAACAATGGCTTGACCAATTCTTCTAATTCTTCACGAGATAATTGAGAGGAAACATCAACGTCGTTCATGACGGATTCAACAGAGAATGGGGCATTAGTATTAGCAGACAAAactttcttcaacttttcAGCAGCAGTTAGAATTCTGTTGTAAGCCTTTGGATTTTCTCTGATGTCAATCTTGTATTTAGTTTTGAACTCATCGGCGAAATGTTCTGTTATAGCCAAATCGAAGTCCCTACCACCAAAATGCTTGTCGCAGGCAGTTCCTAAGACTTTCAATTGACCCTTCTTGAAGGCCATGATAGAACAGGTGTAGGAAGAGTGACCAATATCAACAAAGGCAACAATTCTTGGCTTTTCTTCGCCTTCAGGCAAATCAGTCTTGAAGATACCGTAAGAAACACCGGCAGCAGTAACGTCGTTGACAATTCTAACAGGGTTCAAACCAGCAATTCTAGCAGCATCAGCAATGTTGTAACGTTGTTCTTCGGTGTACCAAGGTGGGACAGCAATACAAACATCGGTAATATTTGCCTTTGTGTCCTGCTTGACGGTGTCCTTGACTTTGTCGATGAACATGGCAGCTAGTTGAGTAGCTGAAAAAACATGTTTCTCACCAGCGAATCTAACTTCGGCACCAGTCTTCTTGTCATCCAATTCAACCAACTTAGAGGTGAAGTGCTTAGATTCTTGCTCGAAATCTGGATGGTGGTAATCCAAACcaataattcttttcaagttGGCGACAGTGTTCTTGATGTTGGAAGTCTGCTTGTTCTTACCAGTTTCACCCAAGTATCTGTTCTTTGGACCAAAACCAACAACAGATGGGGTGGAACGGTTAGAGACTTCATTAACGACAATGTCGATACCTCTGTTTCTAGCAACGGCAAGGACAGAGTTATTGTTACCTAAATCTAAACCAAATGGAGTACTCATCttttaaagaaatgttGTTTGTCAATGTACTTTTTGCTTATGGCTATCGAGgttaaaaataagaatcAGAACTAACTGAGTtataagaagaaaaatcaagaCAGAGGGAGTTTAAAATGGACAGTAACTTTTATCACTAAGGTTATATTGACAAGTAGTGCTCTTTGGAAAAGGAATCTTCTAGAATCATCTTCGttaaatttcttttttcattgccttcgaaaaaaaaaaagaaaaaaagaaaagaaatacacgTAACAAATGATTATGCGCTCAACCAACTTAAACACTTCTCATCTCCATTAAGAACCTTCAAACAGACGATAGATTCGCTAAATGATACGTTCtgcaatttgaaaaatgtgCTTACCTTTCTCAATTCATGTGGCTTCAAACATTTAATCGATATACTAGCTATAGGTAGTTTGCACACGCTAACATATTATTGTAGCGTTCTTAGTACTGTTATTAGTTATCAAGATATTTAATTTCAATTAATTATACAAATAGATGGGAGTTATACTAGTTAATACATTGAATAGAAGATATACACGCGTAGTAAACAACTACTATGGAACAAAAAGGcttcaaaatctttttcctttctttttaccaaCAACTTGAAATTCCCAGTCTTCGGAACTGCCTTCAGGCATAGCTAATACTTCACTCCAGCTCAAGGGGtcattaatttcttcttcgcATTCTAGACgttttttgatgaaatcaGTGGCAAATCTCCTACCGTCCATTGTTGAACTGTAGGAATATATGGTATCTGCGATAATTTCCTTGGATTCTGAACCTGGGGGCAAGCTAAGTAGCATTTCTAAAACATTATCGGGCTGAACACCCGTATTTAGTTTTAATTGGGATCGGCACCAtctcaaaaattcttgacGCTTAGAGACAGAAGCGTTACCGGGATAGGCAGGGATGCGAGACGGTTTAACTTGACGGGCCTTTAAAGTCGGGATACTAGTGGATGAGCCAATTTGTTTACTCTTATCGCTCATTTTAGTTTTTGTTGCGGTAGATAACCCCCCAGAAGAACGCAGTGTGTCCAAACTGATATATGACTTTGACTGGTTACCAGCGACAGGCATGGTGGAAGCGATGTGGGTTGTGCTCTTAGAAGAAACCGTGGTCCACGCATTGCTAGTATTCGAAGAGTTCAATGCCGAAGAAGATGGGGAAGGCGTTCTTGAAATGAAATCATCGAGTGAAGAAGCGCGGTTgaatttctttgttttcttttgaactTGTTCCCACAGCTTTTTCTGCTCTTCAATAAAAGTGGAATCTGGTTTAATATCACCATTGTTGGCCTTGTTAATTTTAGACTGACTGTTAATTTTGGTACTGTCTTTCATCAATTCTCCTTTAATATCAACTTTGATCGGTTGCTGTGGCTTTATACCCCAGGCAGAACCAGTTTGAGTTTTCGGAATTTGCGCCGAGCttaatatttctttctgtAGTTTTAATGCCTGCTCACGATCTAACTGAGTACGAttaggttttttttctttcttggaCGAGTTCtccttcttcaaatctTCAAGAGCAGATGAAATCTGATTATAAACAGCACCCTCGGGTTTCTTGTTAGCCCAAGGCGCCAAATTAGTGGTTATGGAAGTTGCGGTGTTTTCGGAAGATGGAGTTTCTGTATCTCCAGTTAAAATGTTATTTAGCAattctttttgcttttctttctctaattttccttcttccttcttcttcttttttaacttctcttcttcctttttctgcttttgcttcaattttttctccttctttAATTTGCGCTGTTCttctcttctctttttttcttcttcttgtctTTGTTGTTCTTCCAATAATTTTTGTGCCATCAGTTCTGCCTTTGCAAACCTTTTCTGCTCTTCAGAAGTCATTTGCGGCGTATCTTTGCTTTTCGGCTCATCAGCAGTGGATATTACATCCTTACGGTCTACCTCTTCAATCTCTGGTTGAACTTGATCCAATATATTTTGCTCTTTCTCGCTTCCTCGAGATTCTTCCTCCTGCTTAGTAGGATTTTTGACAATAGAttcctcttcatttgtTATGTTAGAAACAGTTCTGCCCTCTTCTGAAAAAACCTCTTGCTCCTCTGGAGAAGCTTCCTCGTGGGAAGGAACCTTCTCTTCATGGGAAGAAGTGGTTTTATTAGATCTACTAGAAGTCGTGGATAGAGGAGCGGTATATGCAGATATCTTTGGTATGCGATCTACCTTTGTGATATGACGGCCGTCAACCGGAACCCAAACCTGAGTTTCATGATAGTAACTTccatcttcaaatttaaGGCCAAGGATTTCTTCATACGTAAAATCATCACTATGCACATCAGCAACAGGTATCAAATCTCTTGACTCAactttttgcttttctgaTGAAGTTGGTGCAACAAGTGGAACAGCATTCAAAGCTCTAATAACAATGAAATCAAAGGCGACAAAAGGGTCTTGATAATTATTCACCAGAGTAGTCAATTCACCTAGTCTAATAAACCGATCATTTACACCAAATGGCTCAGGAGATGTTGCTAATCTACAGATTTGCAAAGTTGGAGTAAAATAACCTCCTTGATACCACTGTGACATATTATTGGTACCAAAAGGCCCCTGAATGTTACCATTAGAGTCAATGTATTTCCACTGAGATTCTATCCCCGGTGGTGGGGGTTGATTACCAACGTTGGGGGCAGGCCCTGTTGCGTTGTAGAGATAAGGAGCTACATTTGGAAATGTGCTCGAGGGTTTATTGAGAACGGAAGGGCTGCTGGCGTTCATATGCAGGTTGGATGATGCTGCACTAAATGCACTATTGTTTTCCTGATTAGCAGATATTTGTAGCGGAGATCCAGTAATTTCAGCGTCATATGCATTGAAGGGAACAGTACTGGCTCCACTAATCGCATTACTCCCTGGCACAAAAGGAGATGGAACTCTTTGGACGCCAATAGAATCCATAATGGAGGAGGGCCTTTGCAAAAGAGCCGCATTGTTCATGGTTGGAGTATTGCTATTTGATAATGCAGCAGTGTCTGAGTTCGCGTCTGCAAGTTTAACACTGTGAAGGTCAAACGCTAGAGAGTTGATAGGATTCATCACTTACTGCCACTGCCAATCTTGTGCAAGCTGTGGCAAAATCGACCTTCTCCATGCGTCCATGGTAAATGAAATgttttgctttctttttcgtgCTTGCAAAGTTTGGTAGATGAAATTTCAGAAAGCTACTGCCGTACCAAAGTACAATAATAAGGTGAAAATGGGAGTAGGAAGTAATAGATGGCATTGAATGCCTCATTTATTCATTATTCATGTTTTCTTAACATTTTGATTCAGTTGAGTGCAtgcttttttgaaaagactAAACATTACAAGTTTTAATCATGTTGGCCCGTTCCAGGGTGTGCTTGCAGACAATCACTAGACGGTTGGCAGACTTTCCAGAAGCCAATGCtattaagaaaaaatttctctttaGGAAGGACACCTCGACCATCAAACAGTTAAAAGGACTGTCTAGCGGCCAGAAAATAGTACTCAATGGATGGATAGAGCAGAAGCCAAAAAGAGTTGGGAAAAATTTGATCTTCGGACTTTTAAGGGACTCTAACGGTGACATTATCCAGTTGGTTGATAACAAATCGTTGTTGAAAGGCTTTACTTTAGAGGATGTGGTTCAAGCCGTAGGTATACTCTCTTTGAAGAGGAAGCTATCAAATGAGGACGCAGATGAGTACGAAGTGCAATTGGAGGATATTACTGTGTTAAATGCATCTAATAAAAAACCAGCGCAAATGCAGGATTTTAAATTGTCAGCCATATACCCACCTGAGTTCCGCTATTTGCAATTGAGAAATCCCAAAtatcaagattttttaaag is a genomic window of Saccharomyces cerevisiae S288C chromosome XVI, complete sequence containing:
- the SSE1 gene encoding adenyl-nucleotide exchange factor SSE1 (ATPase component of heat shock protein Hsp90 chaperone complex; serves as nucleotide exchange factor to load ATP onto the SSA class of cytosolic Hsp70s; plays a role in prion propagation and determining prion variants; binds unfolded proteins; member of Hsp110 subclass of HSP70 proteins; deletion results in spindle elongation in S phase; SSE1 has a paralog, SSE2, that arose from the whole genome duplication) is translated as MSTPFGLDLGNNNSVLAVARNRGIDIVVNEVSNRSTPSVVGFGPKNRYLGETGKNKQTSNIKNTVANLKRIIGLDYHHPDFEQESKHFTSKLVELDDKKTGAEVRFAGEKHVFSATQLAAMFIDKVKDTVKQDTKANITDVCIAVPPWYTEEQRYNIADAARIAGLNPVRIVNDVTAAGVSYGIFKTDLPEGEEKPRIVAFVDIGHSSYTCSIMAFKKGQLKVLGTACDKHFGGRDFDLAITEHFADEFKTKYKIDIRENPKAYNRILTAAEKLKKVLSANTNAPFSVESVMNDVDVSSQLSREELEELVKPLLERVTEPVTKALAQAKLSAEEVDFVEIIGGTTRIPTLKQSISEAFGKPLSTTLNQDEAIAKGAAFICAIHSPTLRVRPFKFEDIHPYSVSYSWDKQVEDEDHMEVFPAGSSFPSTKLITLNRTGDFSMAASYTDITQLPPNTPEQIANWEITGVQLPEGQDSVPVKLKLRCDPSGLHTIEEAYTIEDIEVEEPIPLPEDAPEDAEQEFKKVTKTVKKDDLTIVAHTFGLDAKKLNELIEKENEMLAQDKLVAETEDRKNTLEEYIYTLRGKLEEEYAPFASDAEKTKLQGMLNKAEEWLYDEGFDSIKAKYIAKYEELASLGNIIRGRYLAKEEEKKQAIRSKQEASQMAAMAEKLAAQRKAEAEKKEEKKDTEGDVDMD
- the SYH1 gene encoding Syh1p (hypothetical protein that influences nuclear pore distribution; co-purifies with ribosomes; contains a GYF domain, which bind proline-rich sequences; deletion extends chronological lifespan; SYH1 has a paralog, SMY2, that arose from the whole genome duplication); this translates as MNPINSLAFDLHSVKLADANSDTAALSNSNTPTMNNAALLQRPSSIMDSIGVQRVPSPFVPGSNAISGASTVPFNAYDAEITGSPLQISANQENNSAFSAASSNLHMNASSPSVLNKPSSTFPNVAPYLYNATGPAPNVGNQPPPPGIESQWKYIDSNGNIQGPFGTNNMSQWYQGGYFTPTLQICRLATSPEPFGVNDRFIRLGELTTLVNNYQDPFVAFDFIVIRALNAVPLVAPTSSEKQKVESRDLIPVADVHSDDFTYEEILGLKFEDGSYYHETQVWVPVDGRHITKVDRIPKISAYTAPLSTTSSRSNKTTSSHEEKVPSHEEASPEEQEVFSEEGRTVSNITNEEESIVKNPTKQEEESRGSEKEQNILDQVQPEIEEVDRKDVISTADEPKSKDTPQMTSEEQKRFAKAELMAQKLLEEQQRQEEEKKRREEQRKLKKEKKLKQKQKKEEEKLKKKKKEEGKLEKEKQKELLNNILTGDTETPSSENTATSITTNLAPWANKKPEGAVYNQISSALEDLKKENSSKKEKKPNRTQLDREQALKLQKEILSSAQIPKTQTGSAWGIKPQQPIKVDIKGELMKDSTKINSQSKINKANNGDIKPDSTFIEEQKKLWEQVQKKTKKFNRASSLDDFISRTPSPSSSALNSSNTSNAWTTVSSKSTTHIASTMPVAGNQSKSYISLDTLRSSGGLSTATKTKMSDKSKQIGSSTSIPTLKARQVKPSRIPAYPGNASVSKRQEFLRWCRSQLKLNTGVQPDNVLEMLLSLPPGSESKEIIADTIYSYSSTMDGRRFATDFIKKRLECEEEINDPLSWSEVLAMPEGSSEDWEFQVVGKKKGKRF